ATTCCACCGGCCTCTACACCCAGTTCCTCAAAAAACTTCATATTTCCTACAAATAGCGCCTCTCCGTCCACGGAACCTCTTGCCCCCCGGCCTGTGAAAGCAGTAAAATCTTCTGCCGGTATCATTTCTACACCCCGGGCTTCCGCGGCTTTAACTATGGCAACGGCAAGGGGGTGTTCCGATCGCTTTTCTACGCTGGCAGCCTTGCGAAGAACCTCTGTTTCAGATTCGTTACCTACAGCTATTACATCGGTAACCACCGGCTTTCCTCTCGTAAGAGTACCGGTCTTGTCAAGAGCGACAACCTTTAAAGAACCAGCTTCTTCAAGGTATATTCCGCCTTTTATTAAGACTCCGTTCCTTGCCGCGTTACCTATAGCACTTACTACAGCTACAGGCGTTGAAACCACAAGAGCGCACGGACACGATACCACCAGCAAAGCGAGGCCGCGGTACAGCCATGGCGTCCATTCATGGCCCAGGAAAAGCGGCGGCACCAGTGCTACGGCGCCGGCGAGCACAATCACTATTGGTGTATATACAGCTGCAAACCGGTCCACAAAAGCCTGAACCGGAGCGCGTCTTGTCTGGGCCTCCTCAACCAGGTGTATAATTTTCGCCAGGGTGGTATCCTGAACGAGTTTCGTAACTTTTACTTCCAGCGAGCCGTGAGTGTTAATGGTCCCCGCATAAACCTCGTCACCGGGCCCCTTTTCGGCGGGTATCGATTCTCCGGTGATAGCAGCCTCGTTTATCGCCGACTCGCCCTTTAGTATGACCCCGTCCATGGCTATTTTCTCGCCGGGACGGATTACAATTATATCGCCAATATTAATTTCATCTACGGGGACATCCACTTCGCCCCACGGCTTTTTTATTCTTGCGGTTTTGGGTGCTATGTCCATGAGCAGGCGTATCGACCGTCTCGCTCTCTCCATGGTCCAGGATTCCAGCATTTCCGAAACCGAGTACAGGAATGCCACAACGGCACCCTCCTCCAGCTCGCCGATTGCCACTGCTCCTATGACAGCTATGCTCATTAGAACGCTCATATTCAAATTAAGTCGTCTTAAAGAATAATAGGCCTTCCGGAAATTCTCCCAGCCCCCGGCGACCATGGCAAGCAGGAACAGAGGGACATAAAAGTAAGCTATCACACCCACTTTTCTCCCGATATAAGCCGCCAAAAGAGCAGCTGCGGATACCACCGTCCGGAGCAATTCTTTGTTTATCTTAATTCCTGTCCCCGCCTGAGCCCGCTCCTCTTTTTCCTCGGCCGGGAATATTTTATAGTTTTCTTTAAGGCCTTCCCGCCGGATAGCGTCAATGTCCACATTGCCTTCCACGGTGAGCCTACCCGTCGCCGGGTTTAAGACAGCCCTGGTAACACCGGGCAGTGCTGCCACGTTTCTTTCAAACTTGGCAGCACAATCGAGTCAGGTTATGCCTTCGACTCTGTACACCTTTTTTTCATTAACCCTGTATAGCTTTTCTTCAGCTCCCATATATTTCTCCCCACCCTCTACTGAAAAAATGCTATCAACATTTGAACAGTTATTTAATTGTTTGATTTTATTATATACCTGTCATCTATAGATTGCAACATTTATCCAGAAAAAAACGGCCGGGAAATCATAAGCGCTGAAAATTGTCAATATTGACAAGATACCGGGACTGGTTTAATATTAAACTCGAAAAAACCAATTTCCTGGGAGAGGAGGGTATCAATGATTAACGAAAACCGGATCCGACTCTGGCGTGGCTTCTGGCAGCTGGCCGATCCTAAAATATGGGTCGCTTCAACGGTTCCTATGGCTGTGGCCGCCGCCCTTGCCTATAGTCTCGAGGGAACGTTTAACCTGTACTGGTTCCTTTGGAGTCTGGTGGGGGTATACCTAATAGAAATAGGTAAAAATGCGGTAAACGAATTTGTAGACTTCGAATCCGGCGTTGATACATCCATTACGCCTGACAAAAGAACCCCTTTCAGCGGCGGGAAAAAAGTCATAGTCGACGGAATACTGACCCTATCGGAAGTTAAGGTAATCGCCGCTGTTACCATGATTCTGGCGGGCCTCGTTGGTTTGTATGTAGTCTTTGCAAGAGAACCCGAGGTATTATGGATAGGTATCGCCGGTTATGCCATTTCCATATTCTACAGCCTTCCGCCTGTAAAACTCTGCTACAGGGGCTTCGGCGAACTCGCTGTGGGGTTAACCTTCGGACCTCTCGTGCTGTGCGGAACTTACCTTGTCCAGACTTATAAAATCTCTACCGAAGCCGTCCTGTGTTCATTAATTCTGGGACTTCTCATCGCTAACGTCCTCTGGATCAACCAGTTCCCCGACTACGAAGCGGACATGATGGGTCAAAAGAAAAACTGGGTTGTAAGGATGGGCAAAAAAAAGGCCACCTCTGTGTTTGCCGCACTTTTTACGGCGGCCTTTGCTCTGAGTGCTATACTTGCTTTCATTGCGGGCAACCCATTTTTCCTTTTGCCGTTATGCGTCTTTCCCCTTGCCAGGCGTGCCGTTGATGTCGCACGGCGGTATTACGACGATATTCCGAGGCTTATAGAAGCCAACGCTAAGACAGTCCAAGTATACCAGCTGACCGGTTTAACCCTCATAATCGCCGCCCTCTTGGGTTAAAAAGTTCAAAAAAAAAATATTACCCGAAACAAAAAAATTTAGAAGGATTTTGCCTTTTGATGTATAATATAATTAAAGAGAAGCAACAAATTATTCGATACAGGGGGGTTATTATGAAAAAATTACTGTCACTAACAATCGCACTTCTCCTGGTCGTAACCCTTGTAGCCGGCTGCAGTTCCCAAAACTCGCAACAGCAGCCGCAGGATCAGCAAAATCAGCAGCAAACTGAGCAGCCTCAGCAGGGAGCACTGCAGGACGGCACCTACTACGCAGAAGACAAGGAGTTCGATGACCATGGCTGGAAGGGTCTTGTGACCGTAATTGTGAAAGATGGAAAAATAACAAACGTGTTCTACGATGAAATCAACCAGGAAGGCAAGCTGAAGAGCTTCGATCCAGAATACGGTTCCAGGATGAAAGAGAACTCCGGCACCACACCGCTGGATGTTTATCCGAAACTGGAGCAGGCCCTGGTAGAAAAGCAGAAACCCGAAGATGTTGAAGCCGTTTCTGGCGCCACGAGCTCTTCTGACAGATTCAAGAGCCTGGTAGCCGAAGCACTGAAAGGCTCACCAGTTGAAGCCAAAGACGGCTTAAAGGACGGCCTTTACAAGGCATCGGAAGCCGACTTTGACGACCACGGCTGGAAGGCAATGGCCGCGGTAATCGTAAAAGACGGCAAAATTCAGTCTGTATTCTTCGATGAGGTCAACAAAGAAGACGGCCATTACAAATCGACCGACCAGGAGTACGCCAAGAATATGGAAGCAAAATCGGGCTCCACTCCCACAAAAGCGGTTGAGGCTTTGTCCAAGTCCCTCGTAGAAAAGCAGAATCCGGAACAGGTGGATTCGGTGACGGGTGCCACCGGAACTACCACCAAGTTCAAGGATTTGATGACAAAAGCCCTTTCTCTGGCAAAATAATAGCCTGAAAAAGGAAATCCGAAGGGCATACTCTAATGTATGCCCTTTCTTTTATAATGTAACGGAATTTTATATAGAAAGAGTGAAGTTTCGCATGGCAAGATTCGATTTTTACCGTGAGATCTCCCGTGAAATGTCCTGCCTTGAGGAAGAACTTCTCTCATCGATAAAGACAAATGAACCTTTTCTCTCGGAACCTTTAGAAAGGACTATAAAGGCTGGCGGCAAAAGGATAAGGCCCGCTCTGGTGTACCTTTCAGCCAGATTCGGAAATTACGACTATGAAAAGATCAAACCCCTTGCGGTAGCTGTGGAGCTGGTACATACGGCCACATTGATCCACGATGACATCGTTGACGATTCCCCCCTTAGGCGGGGCATCTCAACGGTACAGGCTGCTATCGGAAAGGACGCGGCGGTCTACGCTGGAGACTACGTACTTGCCAGGACTTTCAAGATACTCGTAGACCACGGCGATTTCGACATTTTAAAGTCCGTATCCAGTGTACTTTACAGAGTATGCGAAGGTGAAGTGCGTCAGAAAAGGGAGGCCTTCGATATCACTATAAGCTTTTTAGATTACGCCCGGCGCATCCGGAAAAAAACCGCCCTCCTCTTCGCCCTTAGCTGCGAACTGGGAGCAAGGGGAGCGAAAGCTGATCCCCGCACTATATCTGCTCTAAAAAAATACGGCATTCTGTTGGGAATGGCTTTTCAGGTAATGGACGATATCCTGGATCTAACTGAAGACGAAAGCCGGAGCGGAAAACCCAGGGGAAATGATATAAAAGAAGGGGTAATCACTTTACCCCTCCTGTACGCTCTGAACAATCAATCCACTGCGCTAGAGCTGCGGGAACTTCTATCGGATAAACACCGGATAGACGACAGCACAATCAGCACCATAATCGAAATTGTAAAGGAATCGGGAGGAATAGAATACGCCCGACATATAGCCGGGCGTTACGTAGAAAAATCAAAAGAAAATCTATTAGTTCTTGAAGACAGTCCCGCCAGGAGTTCTCTCATGCTCCTAGCCGACTACGTTGTGGATAGAACCAGGTAGCGCCGGTTTTCGGCCTCCCCCTCTGACAATCCTCTTTACAAGCCTGGAGATCCAGGGGATCACCCAGCGGTCGAGTCCGAAGGAATGGCCTGCACCCGAGAAGCACACCGCCAGCGACACCATAAAGAACCACATGTCTCCCGAACCGGAGATCATGAAATTAATCAGCATGAAGAGCGATCCCAGTGAAGCCAGCGATGTAAACAGACCTAAGATGAGGCACGTACCTATCGCCAGCTCGCTAAGCGTTATTACCGTCTGGAAAAACA
The DNA window shown above is from Thermosediminibacter oceani DSM 16646 and carries:
- a CDS encoding heavy metal translocating P-type ATPase, which encodes MGAEEKLYRVNEKKVYRVEGITULDCAAKFERNVAALPGVTRAVLNPATGRLTVEGNVDIDAIRREGLKENYKIFPAEEKEERAQAGTGIKINKELLRTVVSAAALLAAYIGRKVGVIAYFYVPLFLLAMVAGGWENFRKAYYSLRRLNLNMSVLMSIAVIGAVAIGELEEGAVVAFLYSVSEMLESWTMERARRSIRLLMDIAPKTARIKKPWGEVDVPVDEINIGDIIVIRPGEKIAMDGVILKGESAINEAAITGESIPAEKGPGDEVYAGTINTHGSLEVKVTKLVQDTTLAKIIHLVEEAQTRRAPVQAFVDRFAAVYTPIVIVLAGAVALVPPLFLGHEWTPWLYRGLALLVVSCPCALVVSTPVAVVSAIGNAARNGVLIKGGIYLEEAGSLKVVALDKTGTLTRGKPVVTDVIAVGNESETEVLRKAASVEKRSEHPLAVAIVKAAEARGVEMIPAEDFTAFTGRGARGSVDGEALFVGNMKFFEELGVEAGGITEDVKRLQEEGKTAMLVGTENGIIGIIAVADEIRETSKKALALLKRAGIERTIMLTGDNKATAKAVAARAGVDEFLAELLPQDKVRALEDLIKKYGKVAMVGDGINDAPALAAATLGIAMGGTGTDTALETADIVLMTDDLTKVAFTIRLSRAALQVIRQNITLSLVIKALAVAAVFPGWLTLWLAILADMGATLLVTLNGIRLLKIKKLEERT
- a CDS encoding prenyltransferase; the encoded protein is MINENRIRLWRGFWQLADPKIWVASTVPMAVAAALAYSLEGTFNLYWFLWSLVGVYLIEIGKNAVNEFVDFESGVDTSITPDKRTPFSGGKKVIVDGILTLSEVKVIAAVTMILAGLVGLYVVFAREPEVLWIGIAGYAISIFYSLPPVKLCYRGFGELAVGLTFGPLVLCGTYLVQTYKISTEAVLCSLILGLLIANVLWINQFPDYEADMMGQKKNWVVRMGKKKATSVFAALFTAAFALSAILAFIAGNPFFLLPLCVFPLARRAVDVARRYYDDIPRLIEANAKTVQVYQLTGLTLIIAALLG
- a CDS encoding FMN-binding protein, with the protein product MKKLLSLTIALLLVVTLVAGCSSQNSQQQPQDQQNQQQTEQPQQGALQDGTYYAEDKEFDDHGWKGLVTVIVKDGKITNVFYDEINQEGKLKSFDPEYGSRMKENSGTTPLDVYPKLEQALVEKQKPEDVEAVSGATSSSDRFKSLVAEALKGSPVEAKDGLKDGLYKASEADFDDHGWKAMAAVIVKDGKIQSVFFDEVNKEDGHYKSTDQEYAKNMEAKSGSTPTKAVEALSKSLVEKQNPEQVDSVTGATGTTTKFKDLMTKALSLAK
- a CDS encoding polyprenyl synthetase family protein translates to MARFDFYREISREMSCLEEELLSSIKTNEPFLSEPLERTIKAGGKRIRPALVYLSARFGNYDYEKIKPLAVAVELVHTATLIHDDIVDDSPLRRGISTVQAAIGKDAAVYAGDYVLARTFKILVDHGDFDILKSVSSVLYRVCEGEVRQKREAFDITISFLDYARRIRKKTALLFALSCELGARGAKADPRTISALKKYGILLGMAFQVMDDILDLTEDESRSGKPRGNDIKEGVITLPLLYALNNQSTALELRELLSDKHRIDDSTISTIIEIVKESGGIEYARHIAGRYVEKSKENLLVLEDSPARSSLMLLADYVVDRTR